The following proteins are co-located in the Lagenorhynchus albirostris chromosome 4, mLagAlb1.1, whole genome shotgun sequence genome:
- the TLR1 gene encoding toll-like receptor 1 produces MTKTNSSIFHFAIVFILILEIRTQLSDESEFLVDRSKTGLTHVPKDLSLNTTILDISQNYISELWTSDIISLSKLKILIISHNRIQYLDMSVFRFNQELEYLDLSHNKLEKISCHPTLNLKHLDLSFNAFDALPICQELGNMSQLEFLGLSATQLQKSSMLPIAYLHISKVLLVLGDTYGEKEDPESLRDLNTQSLHIVFPTRNEFHFILDVSVSTAVSLELSNIKCVLDDNGCSSFQNVLSKLQKNSRLSNLTLNNIETTWNSFFMILQLVWHTNINYFSISNVKLQGRVDFRDFDYSGTSLKALSIHQVVNEVFSLPQDYIYKTLSNMNIQHLTVSAAHMVHMVCPSQISPLLYLNFSNNLLTDMVFKNCANLANLKTLSLQMNQLKELANIVHMTKEMKSLQQLDVSQNSLKYDESEGNCPWTRSLLSLNMSSNILTDSVFRCLPPRVKVLDLHNNRIRSIPKDVTSLETLQELNVASNSLAHLPGCGTFSSLSILIIDYNSVSNPSADFFQSCQKIRSLKAGNNPFQCTCELRDFIQSVGQVSSEVVQGWPDSYKCDYPESYKGTPLKDFHVSPLSCNTALLIVTIGVPGLVLAVTVTALCIYLDLPWYLRMVCQWTQTRRRARNVPLEELQRTVQFHAFISYSGHDSAWVKNELIPNLEKEDIRICLHERNFVPGKSIVENIINCIEKSYKCIFVLSPNFVQSEWCHYELYFAHHNLFSEGSNNLILILLDPIPQYSVPSSYHKLKALMAQRTYLEWPKEKSKHRLFWANLRASINIKLMDKAKEINHTQI; encoded by the coding sequence ATGACTAAAACGAATTCTAGCATCTTCCATTTTGCCATCGTCTTCATATTAATACTTGAGATCAGAACCCAGTTATCTGATGAAAGTGAATTTTTAGTTGACAGATCAAAAACAGGTCTTACCCATGTTCCCAAAGACCTGTCCCTGAACACAACAATCTTAGATATATCACAAAACTACATTTCTGAACTTTGGACTTCTGACATCATATCACTATCAAAGCTGAAGATTTTGATAATTTCTCATAATAGAATCCAGTATCTTGACATGAGTGTCTTCAGATTTAACCAGGAACTGGAATACTTGGATTTGTCCCACAACAAGCTGGAGAAGATTTCTTGCCACCCTACTCTGAACCTCAAGCACTTAGACCTCTCATTTAATGCATTTGATGCTCTGCCCATATGCCAAGAGCTTGGCAACATGTCTCAACTAGAATTTCTGGGGTTGAGTGCCACACAGTTACAAAAATCCAGCATGCTGCCGATTGCTTATTTGCACATCAGTAAGGTTTTACTGGTCTTAGGAGACACATATGGGGAAAAAGAAGACCCTGAGAGCCTTCGAGACCTTAACACCCAGAGTCTGCACATTGTTTTCCCCACAAGAAatgaattccattttattttggaTGTGTCAGTCAGCACCGCCGTAAGTCTGGAACTGTCTAATATCAAATGTGTGCTAGATGATAATGGGTGTTCTTCTTTCCAAAATGTTCTGTCAAAACTTCAAAAGAATTCAAGGTTATCAAATCTTACTTTAAACAACATTGAAACAACTTGGAATTCCTTCTTTATGATCCTCCAGTTGGTTTGGCATACAAACATCAACTATTTCTCAATTTCAAATGTGAAACTACAAGGTCGCGTTGACTTCAGAGATTTTGATTATTCTGGTACTTCACTGAAGGCCTTGTCTATACACCAAGTTGTCAATGAAGTGTTCAGTCTTCCACAAGATTATATCTATAAAACCCTTTCAAATATGAACATCCAGCATCTCACAGTGTCTGCTGCACACATGGTCCACATGGTCTGCCCATCCCAAATTAGCCCACTTCTGTATTTGAATTTTTCCAACAATCTCTTAACAgacatggtttttaaaaactgtgcaAACTTAGCTAATTTGAAGACACTCAGTTTACAAATGAATCAGTTAAAAGAACTTGCAAATATAGTTCATATGACCAAGGAGATGAAGTCTCTACAACAATTGGATGTTAGCCAGAATTCCCTAAAGTATGATGAAAGTGAAGGAAATTGCCCTTGGACCAGAAGTTTATTAAGTTTAAATATGTCGTCAAATATACTTACTGACTCTGTTTTCAGATGTTTACCTCCCAGGGTCAAGGTTCTTGATCTCCACAATAACAGAATAAGGAGCAtccctaaagatgtcaccagtcTAGAAACTTTGCAAGAACTCAATGTTGCTTCCAATTCTTTAGCCCACCTTCCTGGATGTGGTACCTTTAGCAGCCTTTCCATACTGATCATTGACTATAATTCAGTCTCCAACCCATCAGCTGATTTCTTCCAGAGCTGCCAGAAGATTAGGTCCCTAAAAGCAGGGAACAATCCATTCCAATGTACATGTGAGTTAAGAGACTTTATCCAAAGTGTAGGCCAAGTATCAAGTGAAGTGGTACAGGGTTGGCCTGATTCTTATAAGTGCGATTATCCAGAAAGCTATAAGGGAACCCCACTAAAGGACTTCCATGTATCTCCATTATCCTGCAACACAGCTCTGCTGATTGTCACCATTGGGGTCCCTGGGCTGGTATTGGCTGTTACCGTGACTGCCCTCTGTATCTACTTGGATCTGCCCTGGTATCTTAGGATGGTGTGTCAGTGGACCCAGACCCGGCGCAGGGCTAGGAATGTACCCTTAGAAGAACTCCAAAGAACTGTCCAGTTCCATGCTTTTATTTCATATAGTGGGCATGATTCTGCCTGGGTGAAGAATGAGTTAATACcaaacctagaaaaagaagatataagaatttgTCTCCATGAGAGAAACTTTGTTCCTGGCAAGAGCATCGTGGAAAATATCATAAACTGCATTGAGAAAAGTTACAAGTGCATCTTTGTTTTGTCTCCCAACTTTGTCCAGAGTGAGTGGTGCCATTATGAACTCTACTTTGCCCACCACAATCTCTTCAGTGAAGGATCTAATAATTTAATCCTGATCTTGCTGGATCCCATTCCACAGTATTCTGTTCCTAGCAGCTATCACAAGCTCAAAGCTCTCATGGCCCAGAGAACTTATTTGGAATGGCCCAAGGAGAAGAGCAAACATAGACTTTTTTGGGCTAATCTAAGAGCATCCATAAATATTAAACTGATggacaaagcaaaagaaataaatcacacaCAAATATAA